The following coding sequences are from one Streptomyces sp. V3I7 window:
- a CDS encoding macro domain-containing protein, with translation MSDIAYVRGDATAPLGPGAKVIAHVCNDAGGWGKGFVLALSRRWPGPEAAYRAWHRDRATSDFGLGAVRMVPVEPALWVANMIGQRGIRGAGRSAPVRYEAIDTALGRLADQVIELGAAVHMPRIGCGLAGGTWSRIEPLITERLVSRGIAVTVYDHGKAGDARRA, from the coding sequence ATGTCGGATATCGCGTATGTCCGGGGTGACGCCACCGCGCCGTTGGGGCCCGGCGCCAAGGTGATCGCCCATGTCTGCAACGACGCGGGGGGCTGGGGGAAGGGCTTCGTCCTGGCGCTGTCGCGGCGCTGGCCCGGGCCCGAGGCGGCGTACCGCGCATGGCACCGCGACCGCGCCACGAGTGACTTCGGGCTGGGGGCCGTCCGGATGGTGCCCGTCGAGCCGGCCCTGTGGGTGGCCAACATGATCGGCCAGCGGGGGATACGGGGGGCGGGCAGGAGCGCGCCGGTCCGCTACGAGGCCATCGACACGGCGCTCGGGCGGCTGGCCGACCAAGTGATCGAACTCGGTGCGGCCGTGCACATGCCCCGCATAGGCTGTGGGCTCGCGGGCGGAACGTGGTCCCGGATCGAGCCGCTGATCACGGAGCGGCTGGTGAGCCGGGGCATAGCCGTGACCGTGTACGACCATGGCAAGGCCGGGGACGCGCGGCGCGCTTGA
- a CDS encoding trans-acting enoyl reductase family protein has product MSRLNTTDRPYDIVLFGATGFVGTLTAEYLAAHAPGELRWAVAGRDEAKLRALTGRLPRGAEIGVLTADVSDPASLRRLAGHARVVASTVGPYVRYGEELVAACADLGTDYLDLTGEPEFVDLMYVRHDARARETGARLVHACGFDSVPHDLGAYFTVQQLPEGVPLTVDGYVTADAAFSGGTLSSALNQLARGRQMLAAARDRGRHEPRLMGRRASAPTGAPRFAKEVGAWALPLPTIDAQIVRRSAKALDRYGPDFRYRHYAAVRRLPVALGGVAAVGAVAAAAQIPPARRWLSGRLQPGEGPSAEKRAKSWFKVRFVGEGGGRRVFTEVAGGDPGYGETAKMFAEAALSLAFDDLPPTAGQVTTAAAMGNALTERLREAGITFRVAAAF; this is encoded by the coding sequence ATGAGCAGGCTGAACACGACGGACCGTCCGTACGACATCGTGCTCTTCGGAGCCACGGGCTTCGTCGGAACGCTCACCGCGGAGTACCTGGCCGCGCACGCGCCCGGGGAACTGCGCTGGGCGGTCGCCGGCCGCGACGAGGCGAAGCTGCGCGCGCTGACCGGGCGGCTGCCGCGCGGGGCGGAGATCGGCGTCCTGACGGCCGACGTCTCCGACCCCGCCTCGCTGCGCCGTCTCGCCGGGCACGCGCGCGTGGTGGCGTCGACCGTGGGCCCGTACGTCCGCTACGGCGAGGAACTCGTCGCCGCCTGCGCGGATTTGGGGACGGACTATCTCGACCTCACCGGCGAGCCCGAGTTCGTGGACCTCATGTACGTCCGCCACGACGCCCGCGCGCGCGAGACCGGCGCCCGGCTGGTGCACGCCTGCGGTTTCGACTCGGTGCCGCACGACCTGGGCGCGTACTTCACCGTCCAGCAGCTGCCCGAGGGCGTGCCGCTGACCGTGGACGGCTATGTGACCGCCGACGCGGCCTTCTCCGGCGGGACCCTCTCGTCCGCGCTCAACCAGCTCGCGCGCGGGCGGCAGATGCTGGCCGCCGCGCGGGACCGCGGCCGCCATGAGCCGCGGCTGATGGGCCGCCGGGCGTCCGCGCCGACCGGAGCGCCCCGGTTCGCCAAGGAGGTCGGTGCCTGGGCGCTGCCGCTGCCGACCATCGACGCGCAGATCGTGCGGCGCTCGGCGAAGGCCCTGGACCGCTATGGCCCCGACTTCCGCTACCGGCACTACGCGGCGGTGCGCCGTCTGCCCGTCGCCCTCGGCGGCGTGGCCGCGGTGGGCGCGGTCGCCGCGGCGGCCCAGATCCCGCCCGCCCGGCGCTGGCTGTCCGGCCGGCTCCAGCCGGGCGAGGGGCCGAGTGCCGAGAAGCGCGCGAAGAGCTGGTTCAAGGTGCGCTTCGTCGGCGAGGGCGGCGGGCGGCGCGTCTTCACCGAGGTCGCGGGCGGCGACCCGGGCTACGGCGAGACGGCGAAGATGTTCGCCGAGGCGGCCCTCTCCCTGGCCTTCGACGACCTGCCCCCGACGGCCGGCCAGGTCACCACGGCGGCGGCCATGGGCAACGCGCTGACCGAGCGACTGCGCGAGGCCGGGATCACCTTCCGGGTGGCGGCGGCCTTCTAG
- a CDS encoding acetyl-CoA C-acetyltransferase, translated as MSTEAYVYDAIRTPRGRGKANGALHGTKPIDLVVGLIHELRDRFPTLDPAAIDDIVLGVVGPVGDQGSDIARIAAVAAGLPDTVAGVQENRFCASGLEAVNMAAAKVRSGWEDLVLAGGVESMSRVPMASDGGAWFNDPMTNLDTNFAPQGIGADLIATIGGFTRRDVDEYAALSQERAATAWKEGRFERSVVPVKDRNGLVVLDHDEHMRPGTTADSLAKLKASFADIGELGGFDAVALQEYHWVEKIDHVHHAGNSSGIVDGASLVAIGSKEVGERYGLTPRARIVSAAVSGSEPTIMLTGPAPATRKALAKAGLTIDDIDLVEINEAFAAVVLRFVEEMGLSLDKVNVNGGAIALGHPLGATGAMILGTLVDELERQDKRYGLVTLCVGGGMGVATIIERI; from the coding sequence GTGAGCACCGAAGCGTACGTGTACGACGCGATCCGCACCCCGCGCGGCCGCGGCAAGGCGAATGGCGCCCTGCACGGCACCAAGCCCATCGACCTGGTCGTCGGCCTCATCCACGAGCTCCGCGACCGGTTCCCGACCCTGGACCCGGCCGCCATCGACGACATCGTGCTCGGCGTCGTCGGTCCCGTCGGCGACCAGGGCTCCGACATCGCCCGGATCGCGGCGGTCGCCGCCGGACTGCCGGACACGGTCGCCGGCGTCCAGGAGAACCGCTTCTGCGCCTCCGGTCTGGAGGCCGTCAACATGGCCGCCGCCAAGGTCCGTTCGGGCTGGGAGGACCTCGTCCTCGCCGGCGGTGTCGAGTCGATGTCCCGGGTGCCGATGGCCTCGGACGGCGGTGCCTGGTTCAACGACCCCATGACGAACCTGGACACCAACTTCGCCCCGCAGGGCATCGGCGCCGACCTCATCGCCACCATCGGCGGCTTCACGCGCCGGGACGTCGACGAGTACGCGGCGCTCTCGCAGGAGCGCGCGGCCACCGCCTGGAAGGAGGGCCGCTTCGAGCGCTCCGTCGTCCCGGTGAAGGACCGCAACGGCCTCGTCGTCCTCGACCACGACGAGCACATGCGCCCCGGCACCACCGCCGACTCGCTCGCCAAGCTGAAGGCCTCGTTCGCCGACATCGGCGAGCTCGGTGGCTTCGACGCCGTGGCCCTGCAGGAGTACCACTGGGTGGAGAAGATCGACCACGTCCACCACGCGGGCAACTCCTCCGGCATCGTCGACGGCGCCTCCCTCGTCGCGATCGGCTCCAAGGAGGTCGGCGAGCGCTACGGCCTCACCCCGCGCGCGCGGATCGTCTCCGCGGCCGTCTCCGGCTCCGAGCCCACGATCATGCTCACCGGTCCCGCCCCCGCCACCCGCAAGGCGCTCGCCAAGGCAGGGCTGACCATCGACGACATCGACCTCGTCGAGATCAACGAGGCGTTCGCGGCGGTCGTGCTGCGGTTCGTCGAGGAGATGGGCCTGTCCCTGGACAAGGTCAACGTCAACGGCGGCGCCATCGCGCTCGGCCACCCGCTCGGCGCCACCGGCGCGATGATCCTCGGCACGCTGGTCGACGAACTGGAGCGCCAGGACAAGCGCTACGGCCTCGTCACGCTGTGCGTGGGCGGCGGCATGGGCGTCGCCACCATCATCGAGCGCATCTGA
- a CDS encoding 3-hydroxyacyl-CoA dehydrogenase NAD-binding domain-containing protein: protein MTESTTIRWEQDDTGVVTLVLDDPGQSANTMNKAFRDSLAAITDRLEAEIQADPDSVRGIIFTSAKKTFFAGGDLRDLIRVTPETAQELFDGGLAIKRNLRRIETLGKPVVAAINGAALGGGFELALACHHRVALDTSGTKIGCPEVTLGLLPGGGGVVRTVRLLGIADALLKVLIQGTQYNARRAQENGLVHEVAATPEELIEKARAFIDANPESQQPWDKPGYKIPGGTPANPKFAANLPAFPANLRKQTNGAPYPAPRNILAAAVEGAQVDFETAQVIEARYFVELAAGQTSKNMIQAFFFDLQAVNSGANRPQGIEPRKVTKVAVLGAGMMGAGIAYSCARAGIDVVLKDVSLESAVKGKGYSEKLCAKAVSRGRTTQEKADALLARITPTADVQDLAGCDAVIEAVFEDTSLKHKVFQEIEAVVAPDALLCSNTSTLPITVLAEGVERQADFIGLHFFSPVDKMPLVEIIKGERTGDEALARAFDLVRQINKTPIVVNDSRGFFTSRVIGQFINEGVAMVGEGIEPASVEQAAAQAGYPAKVLSLMDELTLTLPRKIRNESKRAVEEAGGTWATHPAEAVIDRMVDEFERPGRSGGAGFYEYDESGKRAGLWPGLREHFTKPGYEIPFRDMQERMLFSESIDTVRLLEEGVLTSVADANIGSIFGIGFPGWTGGILQYINGYEGGLPGFVARARELAERYGERFEPPALLVEKAEKGETFTDAR, encoded by the coding sequence ATGACCGAGAGCACCACCATCCGCTGGGAACAGGACGACACCGGCGTCGTCACCCTCGTCCTCGACGACCCGGGCCAGTCCGCGAACACCATGAACAAGGCGTTCCGCGACTCCCTCGCCGCGATCACCGACCGCCTGGAGGCCGAGATCCAGGCCGACCCGGACTCCGTCCGCGGCATCATCTTCACGTCCGCGAAGAAGACCTTCTTCGCGGGCGGCGACCTGCGCGACCTGATCCGGGTCACCCCCGAGACCGCCCAGGAGCTCTTCGACGGCGGCCTCGCCATCAAGCGCAACCTGCGCCGCATCGAGACCCTCGGCAAGCCCGTCGTCGCCGCGATCAACGGCGCCGCCCTGGGCGGCGGCTTCGAGCTCGCCCTCGCCTGCCACCACCGCGTCGCCCTCGACACCTCCGGCACCAAGATCGGCTGCCCCGAGGTCACCCTCGGCCTGCTCCCCGGAGGCGGCGGCGTCGTCCGTACCGTCCGCCTGCTCGGCATCGCCGACGCGCTGCTGAAGGTGCTCATCCAGGGCACGCAGTACAACGCGCGGCGCGCCCAGGAGAACGGCCTCGTCCACGAGGTCGCCGCCACGCCCGAGGAACTGATCGAGAAGGCGCGCGCCTTCATCGACGCCAACCCCGAGTCGCAGCAGCCCTGGGACAAGCCGGGCTACAAGATCCCCGGCGGTACGCCCGCCAACCCCAAGTTCGCGGCCAACCTGCCCGCCTTCCCGGCCAACCTGCGCAAGCAGACGAACGGCGCCCCCTACCCGGCCCCGCGCAACATCCTCGCGGCCGCCGTCGAGGGCGCGCAGGTCGACTTCGAGACCGCCCAGGTCATCGAGGCCCGCTACTTCGTGGAGCTGGCCGCCGGCCAGACCTCGAAGAACATGATCCAGGCCTTCTTCTTCGACCTCCAGGCCGTCAACTCCGGCGCCAACCGCCCCCAGGGCATCGAGCCGCGCAAGGTCACCAAGGTCGCCGTCCTCGGCGCCGGCATGATGGGCGCCGGCATCGCCTACTCGTGCGCCCGCGCGGGCATCGACGTCGTCCTGAAGGACGTCTCGCTGGAGTCGGCCGTCAAGGGCAAGGGCTACTCCGAGAAGCTGTGCGCCAAGGCCGTCTCCCGGGGCCGTACGACCCAGGAGAAGGCGGACGCGCTGCTCGCGCGCATCACGCCCACCGCGGACGTGCAGGACCTCGCGGGCTGCGACGCGGTCATCGAGGCCGTCTTCGAGGACACGTCGCTCAAGCACAAGGTGTTCCAGGAGATCGAGGCCGTCGTCGCCCCGGACGCGCTGCTGTGCTCCAACACCTCCACGCTGCCCATCACCGTCCTCGCCGAGGGCGTGGAGCGCCAGGCCGACTTCATCGGGCTGCACTTCTTCTCGCCCGTCGACAAGATGCCGCTCGTCGAAATCATCAAGGGCGAGCGCACCGGCGACGAGGCCCTCGCCCGCGCCTTCGACCTGGTCCGGCAGATCAACAAGACGCCGATCGTCGTCAACGACTCGCGCGGCTTCTTCACCTCGCGGGTCATCGGCCAGTTCATCAACGAGGGCGTCGCCATGGTCGGCGAGGGCATCGAGCCCGCCTCGGTCGAGCAGGCGGCCGCCCAGGCCGGCTACCCGGCCAAGGTGCTCTCCCTCATGGACGAGCTGACGCTCACCCTCCCGCGCAAGATCCGCAACGAGTCGAAGCGCGCCGTCGAGGAGGCGGGCGGCACCTGGGCCACGCACCCGGCCGAGGCCGTCATCGACCGCATGGTCGACGAGTTCGAGCGCCCCGGCCGCAGCGGCGGCGCCGGCTTCTACGAGTACGACGAGTCCGGCAAGCGCGCCGGACTGTGGCCGGGGCTGCGGGAGCACTTCACCAAGCCCGGCTACGAGATCCCGTTCCGGGACATGCAGGAGCGGATGCTCTTCTCCGAGTCGATCGACACCGTCCGGCTCCTCGAAGAGGGCGTGCTGACGTCCGTCGCCGACGCGAACATCGGCTCCATCTTCGGCATCGGATTCCCGGGCTGGACCGGCGGCATCCTGCAGTACATCAACGGCTACGAGGGCGGCCTGCCCGGATTCGTGGCCCGCGCGCGTGAGCTCGCCGAGCGCTACGGCGAGCGCTTCGAGCCGCCCGCGCTGCTCGTCGAGAAGGCGGAGAAGGGCGAGACCTTCACGGACGCGCGCTGA
- a CDS encoding PfkB family carbohydrate kinase → MSGEFDVRTGRGSARRPEEFDVLVLGGAGVDTIVYVPELPLPYADSYHIDSGIRTRAGQTGDFVALGLSALGLRTHHLDLLGDDPEGDLVRALHRERGIPLTAVPQPAGTKRAVNLVGPDGRRLSLYDTSRGHADDRLPEPVLRELAGASRHVHVSISHPCAHALPALRATGVTLSTDLHDWDGENPYHEPFAHAADLVFLSATALADPERTMRRIAERGRARAVVVTVGAEGALLLADGTLTRVPPVMPPAPVIDSNGAGDAFAAAFLYGHLTGEPLHRCALYGTVAGAHACTIPSTETDAIDREQLLARAEELEASQLPL, encoded by the coding sequence GTGAGCGGCGAGTTCGACGTCCGGACCGGGCGCGGGAGCGCGAGAAGGCCCGAGGAGTTCGACGTCCTGGTGCTGGGCGGTGCCGGGGTGGACACCATCGTGTACGTCCCCGAGCTGCCGCTCCCGTACGCGGACAGCTATCACATCGACTCCGGGATCCGTACCAGGGCCGGTCAGACCGGTGACTTCGTCGCCCTGGGCCTGAGCGCCCTCGGCCTGCGCACCCACCACCTCGACCTGCTCGGCGACGACCCCGAGGGCGACCTGGTCCGCGCCCTGCACCGGGAGCGGGGCATCCCGCTCACCGCCGTTCCGCAGCCCGCGGGCACCAAGCGCGCGGTGAACCTGGTCGGCCCGGACGGACGCCGGCTGTCCCTGTACGACACCAGCCGCGGCCACGCCGACGACCGGCTCCCGGAGCCGGTCCTGCGTGAGCTGGCCGGGGCGAGCCGGCACGTCCACGTCTCCATCAGCCACCCCTGCGCCCACGCCCTGCCCGCCCTGCGCGCGACCGGCGTGACCCTCTCGACCGACCTGCACGACTGGGACGGCGAGAACCCGTACCACGAGCCGTTCGCCCACGCCGCGGATCTCGTCTTCCTGTCGGCCACGGCCCTGGCGGACCCCGAGCGGACCATGCGCCGCATCGCCGAGCGGGGTCGCGCGCGGGCGGTCGTCGTCACCGTCGGCGCCGAAGGCGCGCTCCTCCTGGCCGACGGCACCCTGACCCGCGTCCCGCCGGTCATGCCTCCGGCCCCGGTCATCGACTCCAACGGCGCGGGCGACGCCTTCGCCGCCGCCTTCCTCTACGGCCACCTCACCGGCGAGCCGCTCCACCGCTGCGCCCTGTACGGCACGGTGGCCGGGGCGCACGCCTGCACGATCCCGTCGACGGAGACGGACGCCATCGACCGCGAGCAGCTCCTGGCCCGAGCGGAGGAGCTGGAGGCGTCCCAGCTCCCACTGTGA
- a CDS encoding MerR family transcriptional regulator, whose translation MTTDTEEPTLTIDELAARTGVTVRTVRFYSTKGLLPPPVIGPRRVGHYGREHVARLALIEELQHQGMTLAAIERYLRQLPPDLTEHDLAVHRAVVSSWAPEAVETVSGQELARRAGRRLSEEDLARLVAMDVIGEEDGAYRVDTALLRLGVQLLDVPLSQEAILAARTALLEHSRAAAQELTQLLRGEVAERDTQDVKSLSVHMQPLVVQALLTAFQRSLREELREWLKDEEAGGSA comes from the coding sequence ATGACGACCGACACCGAGGAGCCGACCCTCACGATCGACGAGCTGGCCGCCCGCACGGGCGTGACGGTGCGCACGGTCCGCTTCTACAGCACCAAGGGCCTGCTGCCGCCGCCGGTGATCGGTCCGCGCCGGGTGGGCCACTACGGCCGTGAGCATGTCGCGCGCCTCGCGCTGATCGAGGAGCTCCAGCACCAGGGCATGACGCTCGCGGCGATCGAGCGGTATCTGCGGCAGCTGCCGCCGGACCTGACCGAGCACGACCTGGCCGTGCACCGGGCCGTGGTGTCCTCGTGGGCGCCGGAGGCGGTCGAGACCGTGAGCGGGCAGGAGCTGGCGCGGCGGGCCGGACGCCGGCTGAGTGAGGAGGATCTGGCCCGCCTCGTGGCGATGGACGTGATCGGCGAGGAGGACGGCGCCTACCGCGTCGACACCGCTCTGCTGCGGCTCGGCGTTCAGCTGCTCGACGTACCCCTGTCCCAGGAGGCGATCCTGGCGGCCCGCACCGCGCTGCTGGAGCACTCGCGCGCGGCGGCGCAGGAGCTGACGCAGCTCCTGCGCGGCGAGGTGGCCGAGCGGGACACGCAGGACGTGAAGTCGCTGTCCGTCCATATGCAGCCCCTGGTGGTGCAGGCCCTTCTGACCGCGTTCCAGCGGTCCCTGCGCGAGGAGCTGCGGGAGTGGCTCAAGGATGAGGAGGCGGGCGGCTCCGCCTGA
- a CDS encoding amino acid permease → MSKDVVEAAAVAAHPQTTGSPADAGDAGYSKDLKARHVNMIAIGGAIGTGLLLGAGGRLHDAGPALALAYLVCGVFAFFVVRALGELVLYRPSSGSFVSYAREFLGEKGAYVAGWMYFLNWSTTGIADITAIALYTHYWSMFTSIPQWVLALIALAVVLAVNLISVKIFGEMEFWFAIVKVATIVGFMAIGIFLLATQHKVGGSTPGLDVISQHGGLFPHGVLPVVLVMQGVIFAYAALELVGVAAGETAEPQKVVPRAVNSIMWRVGLFYVGSVVLLALLLPSSIYKSGESPFVTVLSQIGIPAAGDVMNLVVLTAAMSSLNSGLYSTGRILRSMAMAGSAPKFTARMNRSQVPYGGILLTCGVCVLGVGLNYLMPAQAFEIVLEIASLGIISTWVIIMLCHMIFVRRAKQGLVTRPKFQLKGSPVTEIVTIVFLLFCLGMMWNDPEVGRKTLLLIPLIAVALIVGWFGVRRRVAQKADQELGELTK, encoded by the coding sequence GTGAGCAAGGACGTCGTGGAGGCGGCAGCGGTTGCCGCCCATCCCCAGACGACCGGATCGCCCGCGGACGCGGGCGACGCCGGTTACAGCAAGGACCTCAAGGCCCGGCACGTCAACATGATCGCCATCGGCGGTGCCATCGGTACCGGCCTCCTCCTGGGAGCCGGCGGCCGACTGCACGATGCCGGCCCGGCGCTCGCTCTGGCCTACCTGGTCTGCGGCGTCTTCGCCTTCTTCGTCGTGCGCGCACTCGGCGAGCTGGTTCTCTACCGCCCCTCGTCGGGGTCCTTCGTGTCGTACGCGCGCGAGTTCCTCGGTGAGAAGGGCGCCTACGTCGCCGGCTGGATGTACTTCCTGAACTGGTCGACGACCGGTATCGCCGACATCACCGCGATCGCGCTGTACACGCACTACTGGAGCATGTTCACCAGCATCCCGCAGTGGGTGCTCGCGCTGATCGCCCTCGCGGTGGTCCTCGCCGTGAACCTGATCTCGGTGAAGATCTTCGGCGAGATGGAATTCTGGTTCGCGATCGTCAAGGTCGCCACCATCGTCGGCTTCATGGCGATCGGCATCTTCCTGCTGGCCACCCAGCACAAGGTCGGCGGGAGCACCCCAGGGCTCGACGTGATCAGTCAGCATGGCGGCCTGTTCCCGCACGGTGTGCTGCCGGTGGTCCTGGTCATGCAGGGCGTCATCTTCGCCTACGCCGCGCTGGAACTGGTCGGCGTCGCGGCCGGCGAGACCGCCGAGCCGCAGAAGGTCGTCCCGCGCGCGGTGAACTCGATCATGTGGCGCGTGGGCCTCTTCTACGTCGGCTCGGTCGTGCTGCTCGCCCTGCTGCTGCCCAGCTCGATCTACAAGTCCGGCGAGAGCCCGTTCGTGACGGTCCTCTCCCAGATCGGCATCCCGGCCGCCGGTGACGTGATGAACCTGGTCGTGCTGACCGCCGCCATGTCGTCGCTGAACTCCGGCCTGTACTCCACCGGCCGCATCCTGCGCTCCATGGCGATGGCGGGCTCGGCGCCCAAGTTCACCGCTCGGATGAACCGCAGCCAGGTGCCCTACGGCGGCATCCTGCTGACCTGCGGGGTGTGTGTGCTCGGCGTCGGCCTGAACTACCTGATGCCCGCCCAGGCCTTCGAGATCGTGCTGGAGATCGCCTCCCTCGGCATCATCAGCACCTGGGTGATCATCATGCTCTGCCACATGATCTTCGTCCGGCGAGCCAAGCAGGGCCTGGTCACCCGGCCGAAGTTCCAGCTGAAGGGCAGCCCCGTCACGGAGATCGTGACGATCGTCTTCCTGCTGTTCTGCCTCGGCATGATGTGGAACGACCCCGAGGTCGGCCGCAAGACCCTCCTGCTCATCCCACTGATCGCCGTCGCACTGATCGTCGGCTGGTTCGGGGTGCGCCGCCGGGTGGCCCAGAAGGCCGACCAGGAGCTGGGCGAGCTCACGAAGTAG
- a CDS encoding CaiB/BaiF CoA-transferase family protein, with protein sequence MTAASTPTQGPGPLSGVRVVELAGIGPGPFAAMLLADLGADVVRVDRPGGGGLAIDPRSDITNRNKRSVVVDLKAPDGPARVLDLAERADILIEGYRPGVAERLGVGPDACHARNPRLVYGRMTGWGQEGPLADRAGHDIGYIAVTGTLGLIGRPDEPPAIPANLVGDYAGGSLYLVVGVLAALHHAHATGTGQVVDAAIVDGAAHLASMIHGMLAAGAWQDRRGVNLLDGGCPYYGTYETADGRYMAVGALEPQFYAEFLRLLGLGDLASAHTDWARWGDLRERVAARFKSRTRDEWTAVFEDSDACVAPVLSLREAPGHPHLDARGTFTEHGGIVQPAPAPRFSATPTAVRTGPALPGAGTADVARDWDVPGLLPHPDEEGDR encoded by the coding sequence ATGACAGCGGCATCGACGCCGACGCAGGGACCGGGGCCGCTCAGCGGCGTGCGCGTGGTCGAGCTGGCCGGCATCGGGCCCGGCCCGTTCGCCGCCATGCTCCTGGCCGACCTGGGCGCCGACGTCGTCCGGGTGGACCGGCCGGGCGGCGGCGGGCTCGCGATCGACCCTCGGTCCGACATCACCAACCGCAACAAGCGCTCGGTGGTCGTCGACCTGAAGGCTCCGGACGGCCCGGCCCGCGTCCTCGACCTGGCCGAACGCGCCGACATCCTCATCGAGGGCTACCGCCCCGGCGTCGCCGAACGCCTCGGCGTCGGCCCCGACGCCTGCCACGCCCGCAACCCCCGCCTGGTCTACGGCCGGATGACCGGCTGGGGCCAGGAGGGTCCCCTCGCCGACCGGGCCGGTCACGACATCGGGTACATCGCCGTCACCGGCACCCTCGGCCTGATCGGCAGGCCGGACGAGCCCCCGGCCATCCCCGCCAACCTGGTCGGCGACTACGCGGGCGGCTCGCTCTACCTGGTCGTCGGCGTCCTCGCCGCCCTCCACCACGCCCACGCGACCGGCACCGGACAGGTCGTCGATGCCGCCATCGTCGACGGCGCCGCCCACCTCGCCTCGATGATCCACGGCATGCTGGCCGCCGGCGCCTGGCAGGACCGCCGCGGCGTCAACCTCCTCGACGGCGGCTGCCCGTACTACGGCACCTACGAGACCGCCGACGGCCGGTACATGGCGGTCGGTGCCCTGGAGCCCCAGTTCTACGCCGAGTTCCTGCGCCTGCTCGGCCTCGGCGACCTCGCCTCCGCCCACACCGACTGGGCCCGCTGGGGCGACCTGCGCGAGCGGGTCGCCGCCCGCTTCAAATCCCGGACCCGGGACGAGTGGACGGCCGTCTTCGAGGACTCCGACGCCTGTGTGGCGCCCGTACTGTCGCTGCGCGAGGCCCCCGGCCACCCGCACCTCGACGCCCGCGGCACGTTCACCGAGCACGGCGGCATCGTCCAGCCCGCGCCCGCCCCGCGCTTCTCCGCGACCCCCACCGCCGTGCGCACCGGCCCCGCCCTGCCCGGCGCCGGCACGGCGGACGTCGCCCGCGACTGGGACGTACCCGGGCTGCTGCCGCACCCCGACGAGGAGGGCGACCGATGA